Proteins from one Cellulosilyticum lentocellum DSM 5427 genomic window:
- a CDS encoding GerMN domain-containing protein, with protein MKKQQGKIGLFLLLVVLISLSGCTKTTIQSDGSPQIYYFDTTKGELFSQPLGAAFLSLGTDQEKVEYIINELAMNKNIQGNTLVAINPMPIIGVTTNINDRMVQIKFSNDYNNLATQERIGIRAAIVYSLTQLDFIDSVDFYIEDSPLTTSTGKVIGPISQANIKLNVLEPNPATTPYTLPLYFVNAEGKLVKEERGVRVSDPTSVEKLLIEELIKGPNSEGLSASLPSDMKVNDATTTNGVCQIDLSFDLKSKFFTSPEVKERMIYAIVNSLTEIPKLRTDIPKIKKVAFLVDGKSDIEFTKEIDLRDTFERNEAYIGE; from the coding sequence ATGAAAAAGCAACAAGGTAAAATCGGATTATTCTTATTGTTAGTGGTACTAATCAGTTTATCAGGCTGCACCAAGACGACAATTCAATCAGATGGTTCCCCACAAATTTATTATTTTGATACTACAAAAGGTGAGTTATTTAGTCAACCACTAGGAGCAGCCTTTCTAAGTTTAGGGACAGACCAAGAAAAAGTAGAGTATATTATTAATGAACTAGCTATGAATAAGAATATACAGGGAAATACACTTGTAGCAATTAATCCTATGCCCATCATAGGCGTTACTACAAATATCAATGACCGTATGGTTCAAATTAAATTTAGTAATGACTATAATAATTTAGCCACTCAGGAACGTATCGGCATACGAGCTGCTATTGTATATTCTTTGACACAATTAGATTTCATTGATAGTGTTGACTTTTATATTGAAGATAGCCCTTTAACAACTAGTACTGGAAAGGTTATAGGACCTATCTCACAAGCTAATATTAAACTTAATGTGTTAGAACCTAATCCTGCAACAACACCATATACTTTACCATTGTATTTCGTAAATGCAGAAGGTAAGTTAGTAAAAGAGGAAAGGGGTGTTCGCGTAAGTGATCCGACATCTGTAGAGAAATTGCTTATTGAAGAACTGATTAAAGGACCTAATTCTGAAGGATTATCAGCCTCTTTACCAAGTGATATGAAAGTGAATGATGCAACAACAACTAATGGTGTTTGTCAAATAGACTTATCCTTTGATTTAAAATCAAAGTTTTTTACTTCGCCAGAGGTGAAAGAAAGAATGATTTATGCAATTGTTAATTCACTTACGGAGATTCCTAAGCTCCGTACCGATATTCCTAAAATTAAAAAGGTAGCTTTTTTAGTAGATGGAAAAAGTGATATTGAGTTTACAAAAGAGATAGATTTAAGAGATACCTTTGAAAGAAATGAGGCTTATATTGGAGAATAA
- the holA gene encoding DNA polymerase III subunit delta — translation MMQGCYLLLGEDSWSKGQYIEKVKKEVIASGNEMMNFYEAQDKEVIVSQVQDAVDTLPFFAEQKLILLKETGLFKTGKKEETEKFETLVAHIPDYVVLLIDEKEVDKRNKLYKTIKAKAQIVEFHFPGEEAVYQFLKNTCKEKRLSSDEMTLRYFIQKMPQDMAYLLGEWEKLISYVQDGVITKEAINEICIFSLETRVFEMVKKIVNHEGNEALEIYSRMIQSKESPIGILVLIARQFRMMYQVKYLLANRSPLKEISAETKLPFFVVKEMSEQVQHYQFKQLEDILEACLNTDEAIKTGKMESSKCVEMLIMNCLNG, via the coding sequence ATGATGCAGGGATGTTATTTACTGCTAGGGGAAGATAGTTGGTCAAAAGGACAATATATTGAAAAGGTCAAGAAGGAAGTTATTGCAAGTGGCAATGAAATGATGAATTTTTATGAAGCACAAGATAAAGAAGTCATAGTAAGTCAAGTTCAAGATGCTGTAGATACCCTACCTTTTTTTGCTGAGCAAAAGCTTATTTTGCTCAAAGAAACTGGACTATTTAAAACGGGTAAAAAAGAAGAAACGGAAAAGTTTGAGACTTTAGTGGCTCATATACCAGATTATGTGGTTTTATTAATAGATGAAAAAGAAGTAGATAAAAGAAATAAGCTTTATAAAACCATAAAAGCAAAAGCACAAATTGTAGAATTTCATTTTCCTGGTGAGGAGGCTGTTTATCAATTTTTAAAAAATACTTGTAAAGAAAAACGACTTAGTAGTGATGAAATGACTCTTCGTTATTTTATACAAAAAATGCCACAAGATATGGCTTATCTATTGGGAGAATGGGAAAAACTTATCAGTTATGTTCAAGATGGGGTTATAACGAAAGAAGCTATTAATGAAATATGTATTTTCTCATTAGAAACACGTGTATTTGAAATGGTAAAAAAAATAGTAAACCATGAGGGCAATGAGGCACTCGAGATTTATAGCCGCATGATACAAAGTAAGGAATCCCCTATTGGTATCTTAGTGCTTATTGCAAGGCAGTTTCGCATGATGTACCAAGTTAAATATTTATTGGCTAATAGAAGTCCACTCAAAGAAATCTCTGCTGAAACAAAACTTCCCTTTTTTGTGGTGAAAGAAATGAGTGAGCAGGTACAACACTACCAGTTTAAACAGCTAGAAGATATTTTAGAAGCATGTTTAAATACTGATGAAGCCATTAAAACAGGTAAGATGGAAAGTAGTAAATGTGTAGAGATGCTTATTATGAATTGTTTAAACGGATAA
- a CDS encoding stage II sporulation protein P produces the protein MLKLEKIIKHYEINFRLNGYKKMILYIGIISSLMINIYSLQLKGYPVGELFFSEALPKSSSTYKTIFFKQYGYLFSGVIIGEPLSLLANAIPYIEENEGFKASYNEIVGYFTPDDLKNQKISQTNEQVKETQNDRTSQVQEKVSIEALKDPQYVFNRYMTASAEMEFGVDMIKEWDFSKLAQQPIRLNESIKGPQVLIFHTHSREDYMGGLTVIEVAEALKKELEDEYDISVLHIEDSFYEESNKGKFPTGGEYERMEAKIKQVIEENLSISVAIDLHRDGVDDKVHLVTDINGKQTAKVMLVAPLCRNRNVSGQVVNKVDLPNPYLGDNLAFALQTLLTANEYYPGFSRKIFCDEWRYSTHMKPQSLLMEWGAQTNTGEEALNAVEPMAQILAKVLGKS, from the coding sequence GTGTTAAAACTTGAAAAGATTATAAAGCACTATGAGATTAATTTTCGACTAAACGGCTATAAAAAAATGATTCTTTATATAGGTATTATTAGTTCATTGATGATTAATATATATAGCTTGCAGCTTAAAGGATATCCAGTCGGAGAGCTTTTTTTTTCTGAGGCATTACCTAAATCTTCTTCAACATATAAAACCATATTCTTTAAACAATATGGCTATTTATTTTCTGGTGTTATAATTGGAGAACCTTTAAGTTTGCTTGCTAATGCTATTCCTTATATAGAAGAAAATGAAGGATTTAAAGCCTCTTACAATGAAATAGTGGGTTATTTCACACCCGATGATTTGAAAAATCAAAAAATATCACAAACTAATGAGCAAGTAAAAGAAACACAAAATGATAGAACTTCTCAAGTACAGGAGAAAGTTTCAATTGAAGCTCTTAAAGATCCACAATATGTATTTAATCGTTATATGACTGCTTCAGCAGAAATGGAATTTGGAGTAGATATGATAAAGGAATGGGACTTTTCTAAGCTTGCTCAGCAACCTATACGTTTAAATGAATCTATAAAAGGACCTCAAGTTCTTATTTTCCATACACATTCTAGAGAAGATTATATGGGTGGACTAACTGTTATAGAGGTGGCAGAGGCATTAAAAAAAGAATTAGAAGATGAATATGATATTTCTGTATTACATATAGAGGACTCTTTTTATGAGGAAAGTAATAAAGGAAAGTTTCCTACAGGTGGAGAATATGAACGAATGGAGGCAAAGATTAAGCAAGTAATCGAAGAAAACCTTTCTATATCTGTAGCCATTGATTTACACCGTGATGGGGTAGATGACAAAGTCCATTTAGTGACAGATATTAATGGTAAACAAACAGCTAAGGTGATGTTGGTAGCCCCTCTATGTCGCAATCGTAATGTGTCAGGCCAAGTTGTAAATAAAGTGGATTTACCCAATCCATATCTAGGTGATAATTTAGCTTTTGCCCTTCAAACACTTTTAACTGCCAATGAATATTATCCAGGTTTTTCGAGAAAAATTTTCTGTGATGAATGGCGTTATAGTACTCATATGAAACCTCAGTCTCTTTTAATGGAATGGGGGGCACAAACTAATACAGGAGAAGAAGCTCTTAATGCTGTGGAACCTATGGCACAAATTTTAGCTAAAGTTCTAGGAAAAAGCTAA
- a CDS encoding sensor histidine kinase: MKWFHSLRWKLLFLFFIISYIPLMFFSSVILDRMETYYLTESEKGWLGKANMVATQVKEGNYLIDNSNYNLFKTLIASKSSENGARILVVDASGFVIMDSSGADTNNTLMNDTVLSALNNQEKAQKIEGLPIMTAAVPVLDKDKKTVVGAVVLVTSIKDVFLPIQDMKNQIYLLSLVIALIAGLLSFATSSVITKPLKTLMKFVQKITNGQLDQKVNVIGKDEIAELGNAFNHMTDQLQRVEQSRQEFVSNVSHELKTPLSSIKVLTESLMFQEDVPVEMYKEFFEDINSEVDRLNNIISDLLTLVRLDQREIPLNIANVDINEMTQNILKRLTPLAKKKEIKLIYESHKDIIAEIDEVKFTLALTNLIENAIKYTPSGGEVGVVIQSDLQDAFISVQDTGIGIAKEEQSRIFERFYRTDKTRNRETGGTGLGLAITYKTVIMHNGSIQVESEEGKGSVFSVQFPLRHVWEGGTK; encoded by the coding sequence ATGAAATGGTTTCATAGCTTAAGATGGAAACTTTTATTTTTATTTTTCATTATTAGCTATATACCTCTTATGTTTTTCTCTTCTGTTATTTTAGACCGTATGGAGACTTACTATCTTACAGAAAGTGAAAAGGGATGGTTAGGAAAAGCTAATATGGTAGCTACTCAAGTTAAGGAAGGTAACTATTTAATAGATAATAGTAACTACAACTTATTTAAAACTTTAATTGCTAGTAAAAGTAGTGAAAATGGGGCTAGGATTTTAGTAGTAGATGCATCTGGATTTGTTATTATGGATTCTAGTGGGGCTGATACCAATAATACACTTATGAATGACACAGTTCTTTCAGCACTCAATAATCAGGAAAAGGCTCAGAAGATTGAAGGATTGCCGATTATGACAGCAGCAGTTCCTGTACTTGATAAGGATAAAAAAACTGTGGTGGGAGCTGTAGTATTAGTGACATCAATTAAAGATGTTTTTTTACCTATTCAAGATATGAAAAATCAAATTTACCTACTCTCTTTAGTGATTGCACTGATTGCGGGCCTGCTTAGCTTTGCTACTTCATCTGTTATCACTAAGCCTTTAAAAACGCTTATGAAATTCGTTCAAAAAATTACGAATGGACAATTGGATCAAAAGGTAAATGTTATTGGTAAAGACGAGATTGCAGAATTAGGTAATGCTTTTAATCATATGACAGATCAACTACAAAGAGTAGAGCAGTCTAGACAGGAATTTGTATCGAATGTTTCACATGAGCTCAAAACACCTCTTTCATCGATTAAAGTATTAACCGAATCTTTAATGTTTCAAGAAGATGTACCAGTAGAGATGTATAAAGAGTTTTTTGAGGACATTAACTCAGAAGTTGACAGACTGAATAATATTATTTCTGATTTGTTAACTTTGGTAAGACTAGATCAAAGAGAAATTCCACTTAATATTGCCAATGTAGACATTAATGAAATGACACAAAATATTTTAAAGAGATTAACGCCACTGGCAAAAAAGAAAGAGATCAAATTAATTTATGAAAGTCATAAAGATATTATTGCAGAAATTGATGAAGTGAAATTCACTTTAGCACTTACTAATTTAATTGAAAATGCCATTAAATATACACCAAGTGGTGGAGAAGTCGGGGTTGTGATTCAAAGTGATTTGCAGGATGCATTCATATCAGTTCAAGATACTGGTATAGGTATTGCTAAAGAAGAGCAATCTAGAATTTTTGAACGGTTTTATCGAACGGATAAAACACGTAATCGAGAAACAGGTGGAACAGGTTTAGGATTAGCTATTACTTATAAAACGGTTATTATGCATAATGGTTCCATTCAAGTTGAAAGTGAAGAAGGAAAAGGCTCAGTATTTAGTGTTCAATTCCCGCTGCGCCATGTATGGGAAGGAGGTACTAAATGA
- the lepA gene encoding translation elongation factor 4 produces MSLSKQSKIRNFSIIAHIDHGKSTLADRIIQMTGTLTAREMQEQVLDNMDLERERGITIKSQAVRLVYKAKDGEEYVFNLIDTPGHVDFNYEVSRSLAACEGAVLVVDAAQGIEAQTLANVYLALEHDLEIMPVINKIDLPSADPERVKEEIEDIIGLDASHAPLISAKTGLNVEDVLEQIVTHIPAPTGDMDAPLKALIFDSLYDPYKGVIVFCRIKEGTLKQGMRVRMMASKTEFDVVEVGTFGAGQFRPSEEGLIPGEVGYFTASIKNVKDTHVGDTVTDATNPADAPLPGYKKANPMVYCGLYPADGAKYGDLRDSLEKLQLNDAALVFEPETSIALGFGFRCGFLGLLHMEIIQERLEREYNLDLVTTAPNVIYKVHQTNGEVIELSNPANLPDPSYIKYMEEPMVNAKIIVPTEYVGAVMELCQERRGIYFGMEYLEATRAVLNYDLPLNEIIYDFFDALKSRTRGYASFDYEMKGYQESKLVKLDILVNKEIVDALSLIVHETNAVHKGRKIVEKLKKEIPKHLFEIPIQAAIGNKVIARETISAMRKDVLAKCYGGDISRKRKLLEKQKEGKKRMRQVGNVEVPQEAFMSVLKLDE; encoded by the coding sequence ATGTCTCTTTCAAAACAATCGAAAATAAGAAATTTCTCTATCATTGCCCATATTGATCATGGTAAGAGTACACTTGCGGACCGTATTATTCAAATGACGGGTACACTTACAGCACGCGAAATGCAAGAACAAGTTCTAGACAATATGGATTTAGAAAGAGAACGTGGGATTACCATTAAATCACAAGCGGTAAGGTTGGTATATAAAGCAAAAGATGGGGAAGAGTATGTATTTAATTTAATTGATACTCCAGGCCACGTTGATTTTAACTATGAGGTATCTAGAAGCCTGGCAGCTTGTGAAGGTGCTGTGTTAGTTGTAGATGCAGCACAGGGTATTGAAGCACAAACACTTGCTAATGTTTATTTAGCCTTAGAGCATGATTTAGAAATTATGCCGGTTATTAATAAAATCGATTTACCAAGTGCTGACCCAGAGCGTGTCAAAGAAGAAATAGAAGACATTATTGGGTTAGATGCTAGTCATGCACCACTCATTTCAGCTAAGACAGGACTTAATGTGGAAGATGTATTAGAACAAATAGTGACTCATATCCCAGCACCAACAGGTGATATGGATGCACCACTTAAAGCGTTAATTTTTGACTCATTATATGATCCTTATAAAGGAGTCATTGTATTTTGCAGAATTAAAGAAGGAACACTTAAGCAAGGTATGCGTGTACGTATGATGGCTTCCAAGACTGAATTTGATGTGGTAGAAGTAGGAACTTTTGGTGCCGGACAATTTAGGCCAAGTGAAGAAGGCTTAATTCCAGGAGAAGTAGGTTACTTTACAGCAAGTATTAAAAATGTAAAAGATACGCATGTAGGAGATACAGTAACAGATGCCACTAATCCAGCTGATGCTCCTTTACCTGGTTATAAAAAAGCTAATCCAATGGTGTACTGTGGTCTTTACCCAGCAGATGGTGCAAAATATGGCGACCTTCGTGATAGCTTAGAAAAGCTTCAGCTTAATGACGCAGCCCTTGTATTTGAACCTGAGACCTCTATTGCTTTAGGCTTTGGATTTAGATGTGGTTTCTTGGGACTACTTCATATGGAAATTATCCAAGAACGTTTAGAACGTGAATACAATTTAGACCTTGTAACAACAGCACCAAATGTTATTTATAAAGTACATCAGACTAATGGAGAGGTCATTGAACTCTCTAATCCAGCTAATCTACCAGATCCATCTTACATTAAATATATGGAAGAACCAATGGTTAATGCTAAAATTATTGTACCAACAGAATATGTGGGAGCTGTTATGGAACTTTGCCAAGAGCGAAGGGGAATCTACTTCGGAATGGAATATTTAGAGGCCACACGTGCGGTGCTCAATTACGATTTGCCTCTTAATGAGATTATTTATGATTTCTTTGATGCGCTTAAATCAAGAACAAGAGGTTATGCTTCTTTTGACTATGAAATGAAAGGTTACCAAGAATCTAAATTAGTTAAATTAGATATCTTAGTTAACAAAGAAATTGTAGATGCTCTTTCTTTAATTGTTCACGAAACAAATGCAGTTCATAAAGGAAGAAAAATCGTTGAGAAGCTCAAGAAAGAAATTCCAAAACACTTATTTGAAATTCCAATTCAAGCAGCTATCGGTAATAAAGTCATTGCTAGAGAAACAATCAGTGCTATGCGTAAGGACGTTCTTGCAAAATGCTATGGTGGTGATATTTCACGTAAGCGTAAATTATTAGAAAAACAAAAAGAAGGTAAAAAACGTATGCGTCAAGTAGGTAACGTAGAAGTACCACAAGAGGCCTTCATGAGCGTACTTAAATTAGATGAATAG
- the gpr gene encoding GPR endopeptidase, translating to MDGYEKVGNFSPRTDLAIEISNALKLDRDDSYEIPGVEVKQKALEEGALAVTKVRILNTEGEKNMGKPIGDYITIESNGLKQNNPELHEKIISVLAEAIKSLLPEKKQDPLNILVIGLGNRFATPDTLGPKVANQVFVTRHMALKEPELLDEGVCYLSSFAPSVMGLTGIETAEVIRGVADNVKPDCIIAIDALAARSATRINTTIQITNTGISPGAGVGNKRKELNEATIGCKVIAVGVPTVVDTVTLVSDALNDLISHMLKQAEHSPFYDVLKDLTAEEHYQLIKESIYPEISDLFVTPKEIDEVMEYLSSIVANGINLAVHPGMTLKDINKYTY from the coding sequence ATGGATGGATATGAAAAAGTAGGAAATTTCTCGCCAAGAACAGATTTGGCAATTGAAATTAGTAATGCCCTTAAGTTAGATAGGGATGATTCTTATGAAATACCTGGGGTAGAAGTTAAACAAAAAGCCTTGGAAGAAGGAGCCTTAGCTGTAACAAAGGTACGTATATTAAATACAGAAGGCGAAAAAAATATGGGGAAACCTATAGGGGATTATATTACTATTGAATCAAATGGCTTAAAGCAAAATAATCCAGAGCTTCATGAAAAAATAATTAGTGTGCTGGCAGAAGCTATTAAATCCCTTTTGCCAGAAAAAAAACAAGACCCATTAAATATATTAGTTATTGGATTAGGTAATCGTTTTGCTACGCCTGATACATTAGGTCCCAAAGTAGCTAATCAAGTATTTGTAACCAGACACATGGCACTTAAAGAACCAGAGCTTCTAGATGAAGGTGTATGTTATTTAAGTAGTTTTGCACCTAGTGTTATGGGACTAACTGGTATTGAAACAGCAGAAGTTATACGTGGTGTAGCAGACAATGTTAAACCGGATTGTATTATTGCCATTGATGCTTTAGCTGCTAGAAGTGCAACACGCATTAATACGACGATTCAGATTACAAACACAGGTATTTCTCCTGGTGCAGGAGTAGGTAATAAGCGTAAGGAACTTAATGAAGCTACTATTGGATGCAAAGTAATTGCTGTAGGTGTACCTACTGTAGTAGATACAGTGACTTTAGTTTCCGATGCTTTAAATGATCTTATTTCGCATATGCTAAAGCAAGCTGAACATTCACCTTTTTATGATGTATTAAAAGACTTAACAGCAGAGGAACATTATCAATTAATAAAAGAAAGTATTTATCCTGAAATAAGTGATTTATTTGTGACACCAAAAGAAATAGATGAGGTGATGGAATATTTATCAAGCATTGTAGCTAATGGTATTAACCTAGCAGTTCATCCTGGCATGACATTAAAAGATATTAATAAATATACTTATTAG
- the rpsT gene encoding 30S ribosomal protein S20: protein MANIKSAKKRILVIATKTARNRAIKSAVKTQIKKVRFAVEANDQAAAKVALVNAVKAIDKATAKGIFHKNAAARKKSSLTRLVNTLA from the coding sequence ATGGCAAATATTAAATCAGCAAAAAAACGTATCTTAGTTATCGCAACAAAAACTGCACGTAACCGTGCAATTAAATCAGCAGTTAAAACTCAAATCAAAAAAGTTAGATTTGCAGTAGAAGCTAATGATCAAGCTGCAGCAAAAGTAGCTTTAGTAAATGCAGTTAAAGCAATTGATAAAGCAACAGCAAAAGGAATCTTCCACAAAAACGCTGCTGCTCGTAAAAAATCTTCTTTAACACGTTTAGTAAATACACTTGCTTAA
- a CDS encoding DNA internalization-related competence protein ComEC/Rec2 — MENKSKYLTRPIAHMTLGFIIGIIGGNMFLNEKYVSSFFIPGLLSVGAFYYLKYRYKGLMIILIGSIAGILLLTVHPLRLESHYFEPGNRVQLEGEVYEVQNTAYGQYISIKHVTLYKEKHKVQLRSSLQLSVNTVNTITPYDWVEVRGTVEAIEGAMNPSDFNDITYLKTKNIVGRIKVEEILTQDVKTPWIEKLQNKLKSKLDELFQGKDQGIMKALLLGDDTALEASTDKIYTDSGISHVLCISGFHVSVIAGFLLLVMGQLGMSYTLRYLIVLLGIWLYAYLTGWGVSTLRATWMMSFLVIGRLIWEEEDGWINLALASLCILIVQPYQLFAVGFQLSFLAMVAIIISQIIIEHLEEEKKMKLWHKWLLPWLPIQLILSLPLTYHFYQVPFLSSLLNFIVIPLFSLIMIGGWGCLLMGLFDWPLGYLLASVISLLLQVISFMVRLVLSVPLSTICVGRPSGIELLLYIIVIGLFLYGVWGIGNKIKLYACSCLLTLSLIVGIKVIPKELNVAFLYVGQGDGSVIITPKGQVIVIDGGKTGKGGVIERYLKYKGKTQIDMMILSHSDEDHIGGLIELISGTIGVKQVCISKADESENLVRFKEQCRKKQIPILAMGRGDQLILGDLKLTALAPNFTTPKEIANDNSLVCMLQYKAFSALFTGDKSKDSESWIYSQLNPISILKISHHGSRTGTSKELLLKVNPVYAMISCGRQNRYGHPHKEVTDLLTENHITYSQTNETGAVWIETNGYKMKINKQREDLEHDAGMLFTARGR; from the coding sequence TTGGAGAATAAAAGTAAGTATTTAACTCGTCCAATTGCCCATATGACATTAGGTTTCATCATAGGTATTATAGGGGGAAACATGTTTCTAAATGAGAAATATGTTTCCTCTTTTTTTATACCAGGGTTACTTAGTGTTGGGGCATTTTACTATTTAAAATATCGCTATAAGGGTTTAATGATAATTTTGATAGGTAGCATAGCAGGAATTCTTTTATTGACTGTACATCCTCTTCGATTAGAATCCCATTACTTTGAACCAGGTAATAGGGTACAATTAGAAGGCGAAGTATATGAAGTGCAAAATACAGCTTACGGACAGTATATTTCTATAAAACATGTAACCTTATATAAAGAAAAGCATAAAGTACAGCTTCGGTCTTCATTACAACTCAGTGTTAATACTGTAAACACTATCACTCCTTATGATTGGGTAGAAGTTAGAGGAACGGTAGAAGCTATAGAAGGAGCGATGAATCCGAGTGATTTTAATGACATTACCTATCTTAAAACGAAAAACATAGTAGGCAGAATTAAGGTAGAAGAAATACTAACCCAAGATGTAAAAACGCCTTGGATAGAGAAGCTTCAAAACAAATTGAAAAGTAAGTTAGATGAATTATTCCAAGGGAAAGACCAGGGGATTATGAAAGCTTTACTTTTAGGAGATGATACGGCGCTAGAAGCAAGTACTGATAAAATCTACACAGATTCAGGAATTAGCCATGTCTTATGTATATCAGGATTTCATGTGAGCGTGATTGCAGGCTTTTTATTGCTTGTTATGGGACAATTAGGGATGAGCTATACCCTACGTTATTTAATAGTTCTTTTAGGCATATGGTTATATGCTTATTTGACAGGCTGGGGAGTATCTACGTTAAGAGCAACTTGGATGATGAGCTTTCTAGTAATAGGTCGTCTTATTTGGGAAGAAGAGGATGGATGGATCAATCTAGCCCTGGCTAGTTTATGTATTTTAATTGTACAACCTTATCAGTTGTTTGCTGTGGGATTTCAATTATCCTTTCTTGCAATGGTAGCCATCATAATAAGTCAAATAATCATTGAGCATTTGGAAGAGGAGAAAAAAATGAAACTTTGGCACAAATGGTTATTGCCATGGTTACCTATTCAGCTTATCTTGTCACTTCCATTAACCTATCATTTTTATCAAGTTCCCTTTTTAAGTAGCTTGCTTAATTTTATAGTTATTCCTCTATTTTCATTGATAATGATTGGTGGTTGGGGATGTTTATTGATGGGATTGTTTGATTGGCCCTTAGGATATTTGCTAGCATCTGTAATCAGTTTATTATTACAAGTTATAAGTTTTATGGTTCGTTTGGTGTTATCAGTTCCTTTAAGTACCATTTGTGTAGGTAGACCTAGTGGTATAGAACTCTTGCTTTATATAATAGTTATAGGTTTATTTCTTTATGGAGTATGGGGGATTGGCAATAAAATAAAATTATATGCCTGTAGTTGTTTATTAACTCTTTCTCTAATAGTAGGTATTAAAGTAATTCCAAAAGAATTGAATGTTGCTTTTTTGTATGTAGGTCAAGGAGATGGCTCTGTTATTATTACACCAAAAGGACAAGTGATTGTTATTGATGGCGGTAAGACTGGAAAAGGAGGTGTTATAGAACGTTATTTAAAATATAAAGGTAAGACCCAAATTGATATGATGATTTTATCTCATTCAGATGAGGATCATATAGGCGGGTTAATAGAACTTATATCAGGAACTATTGGTGTTAAGCAGGTTTGCATATCTAAAGCAGATGAATCTGAAAACTTAGTGCGATTTAAAGAACAATGTAGGAAAAAACAGATTCCTATACTAGCTATGGGGAGAGGAGATCAACTTATTTTAGGAGATTTAAAACTAACAGCATTAGCACCTAACTTTACAACTCCAAAAGAAATAGCTAATGATAATTCTCTTGTGTGTATGTTACAATATAAGGCTTTTTCAGCTTTATTTACAGGCGACAAATCTAAAGATTCCGAGTCATGGATTTATAGTCAGTTAAATCCTATTAGTATCTTGAAAATAAGTCATCACGGTTCAAGAACAGGTACCTCAAAAGAACTTCTTTTGAAAGTTAATCCTGTATATGCTATGATAAGTTGTGGCAGGCAGAATCGTTATGGACATCCTCATAAAGAGGTTACTGATTTATTAACTGAGAATCATATTACGTATAGCCAAACAAATGAAACAGGAGCTGTTTGGATTGAGACAAATGGCTATAAGATGAAAATAAACAAACAAAGAGAGGATTTAGAGCATGATGCAGGGATGTTATTTACTGCTAGGGGAAGATAG